One window of Alteriqipengyuania lutimaris genomic DNA carries:
- a CDS encoding sodium:solute symporter family transporter: MALETIDIVIIALYALALLGIALAVSRQPKGSTKNTEDYFLAGRALPWWAIGASLIASNISAEQIIGQSGQGYAVGIAIAAYEWQAALVLIIVAKFFLPIFLKRRIYTMPQFLAERYGEGVKTLMSVFWVALYTSVNLTTVVWLGGLAISSLTGWGVFAAMAALAAFAALYSLYGGLKAVALTDIIQVVILIVGGFAITWIALDALAGADGAIAGLGVLMEEMPGHFEMILDRDNPAYGDLPGIWTLLGGLWVLHFSYWGFNQYIIQRALGAESLGEAQKGLAFAAFLKLLVPFIVVIPGIAAVMLAQQGALDGSALAAQSDRTYGELMAFAPAGLRGLVFAALIAAVVSSLASMMNSISTIFTMDLYRSWKPDRSETHYVTVGRITAFAAMAIALVLARPFLGGFDSAFQTVQEYTGFIAPGIVIVFLLGFFDRRANAAGAYTALIGSVAANVVLKFAAPDIPFIIRIWIVFVVALVASMLISRLTGRPREEQTVRLGDIAFGTNALFNTLAVLVIGILVGLYVWLW; encoded by the coding sequence TGCTGGGCATCGCGCTCGCGGTGTCGCGTCAGCCCAAGGGCTCGACCAAGAATACCGAGGATTATTTCCTCGCCGGGCGCGCCCTGCCTTGGTGGGCGATCGGCGCCTCGCTGATCGCGTCCAACATTTCCGCCGAGCAGATCATCGGCCAGTCGGGCCAGGGCTATGCGGTCGGCATCGCGATCGCCGCCTATGAATGGCAGGCCGCGCTGGTCCTCATCATCGTGGCCAAGTTCTTCCTCCCGATCTTTCTCAAGCGACGCATCTACACGATGCCGCAATTCCTTGCGGAGCGGTACGGCGAGGGCGTGAAGACGCTGATGAGCGTGTTCTGGGTCGCGCTTTATACCTCCGTCAACCTCACCACCGTGGTATGGCTCGGCGGGCTCGCCATCTCATCGCTCACCGGCTGGGGCGTGTTCGCGGCGATGGCGGCGCTGGCGGCGTTCGCGGCGCTCTATTCGCTCTATGGCGGGCTCAAGGCGGTCGCGCTGACCGACATCATCCAGGTCGTGATCCTGATCGTCGGCGGCTTCGCGATCACATGGATCGCGCTCGACGCGCTGGCGGGCGCGGACGGGGCCATCGCCGGGCTCGGCGTGCTCATGGAAGAGATGCCGGGCCATTTCGAGATGATCCTCGACCGGGACAATCCGGCCTATGGCGACCTGCCCGGGATCTGGACGCTGCTGGGCGGATTGTGGGTCCTCCATTTCAGCTACTGGGGCTTCAACCAGTACATCATCCAGCGGGCGCTGGGGGCGGAGAGCCTGGGCGAAGCGCAGAAGGGCCTCGCCTTCGCCGCCTTCCTCAAGCTGCTGGTGCCCTTCATCGTCGTCATCCCGGGCATCGCGGCGGTGATGCTGGCGCAGCAGGGTGCGCTGGACGGCAGCGCGCTCGCCGCGCAATCCGACCGTACCTATGGCGAACTGATGGCCTTTGCGCCCGCCGGTCTGCGCGGGCTGGTGTTCGCGGCGCTGATCGCGGCGGTGGTTTCCAGCCTCGCGTCGATGATGAACTCGATCTCGACCATCTTCACGATGGACCTCTATCGCTCGTGGAAGCCCGATCGGTCGGAGACGCATTATGTCACCGTCGGCCGGATCACCGCCTTCGCCGCGATGGCCATCGCGCTCGTCTTGGCGCGGCCCTTCCTCGGCGGCTTCGACAGCGCGTTCCAGACCGTGCAGGAATATACCGGCTTCATCGCGCCCGGCATCGTCATCGTCTTCCTGCTCGGCTTCTTCGACAGGCGCGCCAATGCCGCCGGAGCCTACACCGCGCTCATCGGCTCGGTCGCGGCGAACGTGGTGCTCAAGTTCGCGGCACCCGACATTCCCTTCATCATCCGCATCTGGATCGTCTTCGTCGTCGCGCTGGTCGCTTCGATGCTGATCTCGCGCCTGACGGGCAGGCCCCGGGAAGAGCAGACCGTGCGGCTGGGGGACATCGCCTTCGGCACGAACGCGCTGTTCAACACGCTTGCGGTGCTCGTGATCGGGATTCTCGTGGGCTTGTACGTCTGGCTGTGGTGA
- the edd gene encoding phosphogluconate dehydratase, whose translation MMLNDTIAKVTERIVERSREGRRRYLDLIDRQRDEGVHRPTLSCGNLAHGFAASGEDKATIRGGNAMNIGIVTAYNDMLSAHQPYGRYPEQMKIFARERGATAQVAGGVPAMCDGVTQGQDSMELSLFSRDVIAMGTAVGLSHGMFEGALLLGICDKIVPGLLIGTLRFGHLPTILVPAGPMPSGLANKEKIRVRQLYAEGKVGEKELMDAESASYHGAGTCTFYGTANSNQMMMEMMGLHMPGSSFVNPGNKLRQELTRAAVHRVTEIGWAKDGQANDDYRALGHCIDEKAIVNAVVGLLATGGSTNHVIHLPAIARAAGIILDWDDMDELSDVVPLIASVYPNGAGDINYFHAAGGMPYVIRELLGAGLAHDDILTVYGKSLSEGAREPVMDGDTLVWKPAAEESRDDTLLKPVSDPFRKDGGLALLQGNLGRATMKVSAVDPERHTIEAPARVFSDQHAVAEAFKSGELDRDVVVILRFQGPAANGMPELHKLTSPLGVIQDRGYKVALVTDGRMSGASGKVPSAIHVSPEAFHGGPLGKVQDGDVVRVCATTGTLEALVDEREWDAREQASPPPPALGTGRELFAMLRHHSDPAEKGGSAMLAEAGL comes from the coding sequence ATGATGCTGAACGACACGATCGCCAAGGTTACCGAACGCATCGTCGAACGCTCGCGCGAAGGCCGCCGACGTTACCTCGACCTGATCGACCGCCAGCGCGACGAGGGCGTGCATCGCCCGACGCTGAGCTGCGGCAACCTCGCCCACGGTTTCGCCGCGAGCGGAGAGGACAAGGCGACGATCCGCGGCGGCAACGCGATGAACATCGGCATCGTCACCGCCTATAACGACATGCTCAGCGCGCATCAGCCGTACGGCCGCTACCCCGAGCAGATGAAGATCTTCGCGCGCGAGCGCGGCGCCACCGCGCAGGTTGCGGGCGGCGTGCCCGCGATGTGCGACGGCGTGACGCAGGGGCAGGATTCGATGGAGCTCTCGCTGTTCAGCCGCGACGTGATCGCGATGGGCACCGCGGTCGGTCTGTCGCATGGCATGTTCGAAGGCGCGCTGCTGCTGGGCATCTGCGACAAGATCGTGCCCGGCCTGCTGATCGGGACGCTGCGCTTCGGCCACCTGCCCACGATCCTCGTCCCCGCAGGCCCGATGCCATCGGGCCTCGCCAACAAGGAGAAGATCCGCGTCCGCCAGCTCTATGCCGAGGGGAAGGTAGGCGAGAAGGAGCTGATGGATGCCGAGTCCGCCAGCTATCACGGCGCGGGCACCTGTACTTTCTACGGCACCGCCAATTCCAACCAGATGATGATGGAAATGATGGGGCTGCACATGCCCGGTTCCAGCTTCGTCAATCCGGGCAACAAGCTGCGGCAGGAGCTGACGCGCGCGGCTGTCCACCGGGTGACGGAGATCGGTTGGGCCAAGGACGGACAGGCAAACGATGATTATCGCGCGCTCGGCCATTGCATCGACGAAAAGGCGATCGTGAACGCGGTCGTCGGCCTGCTCGCCACCGGCGGATCGACCAATCACGTGATCCACCTGCCTGCCATCGCGCGCGCGGCGGGCATCATCCTCGACTGGGACGACATGGACGAATTGAGCGACGTCGTCCCGCTGATCGCCAGCGTCTATCCCAACGGCGCGGGCGACATAAACTACTTCCACGCCGCAGGCGGCATGCCCTACGTCATCCGCGAACTGCTGGGCGCCGGGCTGGCGCACGACGATATCCTGACGGTCTACGGCAAGTCGCTGTCCGAGGGGGCCCGCGAGCCGGTGATGGATGGCGACACCCTCGTCTGGAAACCCGCCGCAGAGGAAAGCCGCGACGACACATTGCTCAAGCCCGTGTCCGATCCCTTCCGCAAGGATGGCGGCCTCGCGCTGCTGCAAGGCAATCTCGGCCGTGCGACGATGAAGGTCAGCGCGGTCGATCCCGAGCGCCACACGATCGAGGCACCCGCGCGCGTCTTTTCCGACCAACACGCCGTGGCCGAAGCCTTCAAGTCGGGCGAGCTCGATCGCGACGTGGTGGTGATCCTGCGCTTCCAGGGCCCGGCTGCCAACGGGATGCCCGAACTGCACAAGCTGACCTCGCCCTTGGGCGTGATCCAGGATCGCGGCTACAAGGTCGCGCTGGTCACCGACGGACGCATGTCGGGAGCGAGCGGCAAGGTGCCCTCCGCCATCCACGTCTCGCCCGAGGCGTTCCACGGCGGCCCGCTGGGCAAGGTGCAGGACGGAGACGTGGTTCGCGTGTGCGCGACCACCGGCACGCTCGAGGCACTGGTCGACGAGCGCGAATGGGATGCGCGCGAACAGGCGAGCCCGCCGCCGCCCGCACTGGGCACGGGGCGCGAGCTCTTCGCTATGCTGCGCCACCACAGCGACCCGGCGGAAAAGGGCGGCAGCGCTATGCTGGCGGAGGCCGGTCTGTGA
- a CDS encoding serine hydrolase domain-containing protein, which translates to MINDETRFAIDDLFSSHARKGSPGAVCGVVQDGKLVFAEGWGWAHLEHAVPMETNTVFHVASLSKQFTAVTAALVCDERDIAFDTDLRHFVPEIPDGPPITFRHAIHHTSGLREQWDLLRLSGWRDADLKTTGDVLRAVARQGANNFAPGTRFQYINTAYTLVAVALERITGESMRALADRLIFAPLGMRDTFFLDDHDEIVPRRAQAYARQDDGSYRICVPHFETVGPSNLQSTLEDLARWEANLANRVVGDGDLIARMASPAQFAEGARIDYGYGLILGHHGAYATLEHAGGDAAFRAYYLRVPDHGLSVIILANFLEISPSQIARQIVDLILPQPDGGAARSSTAPLDLKLHNVARIDGLYRHDESGVTCEISLRGGQLHLASSGTDYELVPLANGNFRVRDMDIEVVFDLTRPGPAQSVAVHVGGNTVNRCARVTATEPSDGAELSDFAGIFASSDLDATYSVAPREGVLMVRGPRGLAIRLRPTHRDAFAALDTTIDVQFQRSQDGSVSGFLLSSERAWNIPFTRSE; encoded by the coding sequence TTGATCAACGACGAAACGCGATTCGCTATCGATGATCTGTTTTCATCGCATGCCCGTAAAGGCTCGCCCGGCGCGGTCTGCGGCGTCGTTCAGGATGGGAAGCTGGTCTTCGCCGAGGGGTGGGGGTGGGCCCATCTCGAGCATGCGGTGCCTATGGAAACCAACACCGTCTTCCATGTAGCCTCGCTGTCGAAGCAGTTCACCGCAGTCACCGCCGCACTGGTGTGCGACGAACGCGATATCGCCTTCGACACCGACCTGCGCCATTTCGTGCCGGAAATTCCCGACGGGCCGCCGATCACTTTCCGGCATGCGATCCACCATACCAGCGGGCTGCGCGAGCAGTGGGATCTCCTGCGCCTCTCCGGCTGGCGCGACGCAGACCTCAAGACCACCGGCGATGTGCTGCGGGCCGTGGCGCGGCAGGGGGCGAACAATTTCGCGCCGGGCACGCGCTTCCAGTATATCAACACCGCCTACACGCTGGTCGCTGTCGCGCTGGAGCGGATCACGGGCGAGAGCATGCGCGCCCTTGCCGACCGGCTGATTTTCGCTCCGCTCGGCATGCGCGACACCTTCTTCCTCGACGATCACGATGAGATCGTGCCGCGCCGCGCGCAGGCCTATGCCCGGCAGGACGACGGAAGCTATCGCATCTGCGTGCCGCATTTCGAGACCGTCGGCCCGTCCAACCTGCAAAGCACGCTCGAAGATCTCGCCCGCTGGGAAGCCAACCTCGCCAATCGGGTGGTCGGCGACGGGGATCTGATCGCGCGCATGGCCTCGCCTGCGCAGTTCGCGGAGGGCGCGCGGATCGATTACGGCTACGGCCTGATCCTCGGCCATCACGGCGCCTATGCGACGCTCGAGCATGCGGGCGGCGATGCGGCATTCCGGGCCTATTACCTGCGCGTGCCCGATCACGGCCTGTCGGTCATCATCCTCGCCAATTTCCTCGAGATCAGCCCGAGCCAGATCGCGCGGCAGATCGTCGACCTGATCCTGCCCCAGCCGGACGGTGGCGCGGCCCGATCCTCCACCGCGCCGCTCGACCTCAAGCTGCACAATGTCGCCCGGATCGACGGGCTCTACCGCCACGACGAGAGCGGGGTGACCTGCGAGATATCGCTGCGCGGGGGGCAGCTGCATCTGGCGTCGAGCGGCACCGATTACGAACTGGTGCCGCTGGCCAACGGCAATTTCCGCGTGCGCGATATGGATATCGAAGTGGTGTTCGACCTGACTCGGCCCGGGCCGGCGCAATCGGTCGCGGTCCATGTCGGCGGGAACACGGTCAACCGCTGCGCGCGCGTGACCGCGACCGAGCCGAGCGACGGTGCCGAGCTGTCCGACTTCGCCGGGATCTTCGCCAGCTCCGATCTCGACGCCACCTACTCGGTCGCGCCGCGCGAGGGGGTGCTGATGGTGCGCGGGCCGCGCGGGCTGGCCATCCGGCTGCGTCCCACCCATCGCGATGCCTTCGCGGCGCTCGACACCACGATCGACGTCCAGTTCCAGCGTTCGCAGGACGGCAGCGTGTCCGGTTTCCTGCTCAGTTCCGAACGCGCGTGGAACATCCCCTTTACCCGGTCGGAGTAG
- the zwf gene encoding glucose-6-phosphate dehydrogenase, whose product MSQSSSTLLLFGATGDLARRMLLPSLYALHEDALIAEDLRIVGTARSEMSDAEFREMAREALDEYLPEDRKDEGKIGSFLDHLQYQPLDASTIEGFDDLAEKLGDISGGLSIFLSTAPFLFEPTIRGLKSAGLAGDNVRIGLEKPLGNDLASSRVINDAVASAFDEDRIFRIDHYLGKETVQNLMALRFANAMFEPLWNANGIDHVQITISETVGLEGRHAFYDETGALRDMVQNHILQLLALIAMEPPADFDATSIRDEKVKVLRSLRPVQPDEMVRGQYGSGAVNGGAVGAYEDDLGEPSETETFVALKAHVENWRWQGVPFYLRTGKRMAERRSEIVVQFKSVPHNIFAERGGKLAANRLVIRLQPEEYVRLMVMAKQPGMDRDGVTLREVPLDLSLTHVFAKARRRIAYERLLLDLIDGDPTLFVRRDEVEAQWKWIDAIRKVWSETDMKPKSYGSGGWGPSTSVALTERDGVSWHE is encoded by the coding sequence ATGAGCCAGTCTTCGTCCACCCTGCTGCTGTTCGGCGCGACCGGCGATCTCGCCAGGCGCATGCTGCTGCCCTCGCTCTATGCGCTGCACGAGGACGCGCTGATCGCGGAGGACCTGCGCATCGTGGGCACCGCGCGCAGCGAGATGAGCGACGCCGAATTTCGCGAGATGGCGCGAGAGGCGCTGGACGAATACCTGCCCGAAGACCGCAAGGATGAGGGCAAGATCGGCTCGTTCCTCGACCATCTGCAATACCAGCCGCTCGACGCCTCGACGATCGAGGGCTTCGACGATCTGGCCGAGAAGCTGGGCGATATCTCGGGCGGGCTGTCGATCTTCCTCTCGACCGCGCCGTTCCTGTTCGAACCGACGATCCGCGGCCTCAAGTCCGCAGGCCTCGCGGGCGACAATGTGCGCATCGGTCTCGAAAAGCCGCTGGGCAACGATCTCGCCAGTTCGCGGGTGATCAACGATGCGGTGGCGAGCGCCTTCGACGAGGACCGGATTTTCCGGATCGATCACTATCTGGGCAAGGAAACGGTGCAGAACCTGATGGCGCTGCGCTTCGCCAATGCGATGTTCGAGCCGCTGTGGAATGCCAACGGGATCGACCATGTCCAGATCACCATCAGCGAGACGGTGGGGCTGGAAGGCCGCCATGCCTTCTACGACGAGACCGGCGCACTGCGCGACATGGTCCAGAACCACATCCTGCAGCTGCTCGCGCTGATCGCGATGGAGCCTCCGGCCGACTTCGACGCGACCAGCATTCGCGACGAGAAGGTCAAGGTGCTGCGCAGCCTGCGCCCGGTCCAGCCGGACGAGATGGTGCGCGGCCAGTATGGCAGCGGCGCGGTGAACGGCGGCGCGGTCGGCGCCTACGAGGACGATCTGGGCGAGCCATCAGAGACCGAGACGTTCGTTGCGCTGAAAGCCCATGTCGAGAACTGGCGCTGGCAGGGCGTGCCCTTCTACCTGCGCACGGGCAAGCGCATGGCGGAGCGCCGCAGCGAAATCGTGGTCCAGTTCAAGAGCGTGCCGCACAACATCTTTGCCGAGCGTGGCGGGAAGCTGGCTGCGAACCGGCTGGTCATCCGGCTCCAGCCCGAAGAATACGTGCGCCTGATGGTGATGGCGAAGCAGCCCGGAATGGACCGCGACGGGGTGACCTTGCGCGAGGTCCCTCTCGACCTGTCGCTCACCCACGTCTTCGCCAAGGCGCGCAGGCGGATCGCCTACGAGCGGCTGCTGCTCGACCTGATCGACGGCGACCCGACGCTGTTCGTGCGCCGCGACGAGGTGGAAGCGCAGTGGAAATGGATCGATGCGATCCGCAAGGTGTGGAGCGAGACCGACATGAAGCCCAAGTCCTATGGCTCGGGCGGCTGGGGTCCGAGCACCTCGGTCGCGCTGACCGAACGCGACGGAGTGAGCTGGCATGAGTGA
- a CDS encoding RiPP maturation radical SAM C-methyltransferase gives MGQVEKMNRQCDIALVSMPFPPLNQPSMALGLLVAALRNAGMNATALYPCFDFARQIGLDAYGFISDSKQELLVGEWVFAAAAFGEDAPEDPGYLDRLMAQPVTAAIIARSPALGDPRDLLEGVRAQADAFVDRIARDIVARDVRIVGCTSTFTQHVPSLALLRRIKTLAPHVVTMLGGANCEGAMGVATKRAFDWVDYVVSGEADLLLPELCRRALDGSIGDEPLPYGVIDGRHPALGDSAKAPRVSIPDMERTPTPDFDDYFSALASSPLAECVVPGLAMETSRGCWWGAKHHCTFCGLNGGNMAFRSKPADRVLEEFDGLAERYGITRFNVVDNILDLSYIQTLLPRLERPETYNLFYETKANLRRPHLEVLASAGVRRLQPGIENMHDEILRLIDKGTTALINLRLLKWARELGIFITWNFLWDVPGEQDAWYAEMAGWLPRVSHLQPPGIDRIQFHRFSPYHMRSAEFGLKLEPFESYRAVYPVSARDLADLAYYHQDARRRPAAEVLRERPGLRETVRLIALWNRAWLLPHEARPSLLWATDAEGRRVIDDTRPAFGGRHVPGDLEVQILEATEAMRSDAALAEFADAQSVASALEWLDARGLVLRQKGNVMSLVMNRVTPIPDAQEDFPGGYVDMDRWAMMRHPDNAAASLAAVDGLPA, from the coding sequence ATGGGACAGGTCGAGAAGATGAACCGCCAATGCGACATCGCATTGGTCTCCATGCCCTTTCCGCCGCTCAACCAGCCTTCGATGGCGCTGGGGCTTCTCGTCGCCGCGCTGCGCAATGCAGGCATGAATGCGACCGCCCTTTATCCCTGTTTCGATTTCGCGAGGCAGATCGGGCTCGATGCCTATGGCTTCATTTCGGACAGCAAGCAGGAACTTCTGGTCGGCGAATGGGTCTTCGCGGCCGCCGCTTTCGGCGAGGATGCGCCCGAGGATCCGGGCTATCTCGACCGCCTGATGGCCCAGCCGGTCACCGCCGCGATCATCGCGCGCAGCCCGGCGCTGGGCGATCCGCGCGACCTGCTCGAAGGCGTGCGCGCGCAGGCCGATGCGTTTGTCGATCGCATCGCGCGCGACATCGTCGCGCGCGATGTGCGGATCGTGGGCTGCACCTCCACCTTTACCCAGCACGTGCCTTCGCTCGCCCTGCTCCGCCGGATCAAGACGCTCGCGCCGCATGTCGTCACGATGCTGGGCGGGGCGAATTGCGAAGGCGCTATGGGCGTCGCCACCAAACGCGCATTCGACTGGGTCGATTACGTCGTCTCGGGCGAAGCCGACCTGCTGCTGCCGGAGCTGTGCCGCCGCGCGCTCGACGGGTCGATCGGCGACGAACCGCTGCCCTATGGCGTGATCGACGGCCGCCATCCTGCGCTGGGCGACTCCGCCAAGGCGCCGCGCGTCTCGATCCCCGACATGGAGCGGACCCCGACCCCCGATTTCGACGATTACTTCTCCGCCCTGGCGTCCTCGCCGCTGGCCGAGTGCGTCGTGCCGGGCCTCGCCATGGAAACCTCGCGCGGCTGCTGGTGGGGGGCCAAGCACCATTGCACGTTCTGCGGGCTCAACGGCGGCAACATGGCCTTTCGCTCCAAACCCGCCGACCGCGTTCTCGAGGAATTCGACGGGCTTGCCGAGCGTTACGGGATCACCCGCTTCAACGTGGTCGATAACATCCTCGACCTTTCGTACATCCAGACCCTGCTCCCGCGCCTCGAACGGCCCGAGACCTACAACCTGTTTTACGAGACCAAGGCCAACCTGCGGCGCCCCCACCTCGAAGTGCTCGCGTCGGCAGGCGTGCGCCGGTTGCAGCCGGGAATCGAGAACATGCACGACGAAATCCTGCGGCTGATCGACAAGGGCACCACCGCGCTCATCAACCTGCGGCTGCTCAAATGGGCGCGCGAGCTCGGCATCTTCATCACCTGGAACTTCCTGTGGGACGTGCCGGGGGAACAGGACGCCTGGTACGCCGAAATGGCCGGCTGGCTGCCGCGCGTCAGCCATCTCCAGCCCCCCGGCATCGACCGGATACAGTTCCACCGTTTCAGCCCCTACCACATGCGCTCGGCCGAATTCGGGCTCAAACTGGAGCCATTCGAAAGCTACCGCGCGGTCTACCCCGTGTCGGCCCGCGACCTGGCCGACCTCGCCTATTACCATCAGGACGCGCGCCGCCGCCCCGCCGCCGAGGTGCTGCGCGAAAGGCCAGGCCTGCGCGAGACCGTGCGCCTGATCGCGCTATGGAACAGGGCATGGCTCTTGCCGCACGAGGCGCGGCCGAGCCTGCTCTGGGCGACCGACGCCGAGGGCCGGCGGGTCATCGACGACACCCGCCCCGCTTTCGGCGGCAGGCACGTGCCCGGCGATCTGGAAGTGCAGATACTCGAAGCGACCGAAGCGATGCGGTCCGACGCGGCGCTGGCAGAATTCGCCGATGCCCAGAGCGTGGCAAGCGCGCTCGAATGGCTCGATGCAAGGGGACTGGTTCTGCGCCAGAAGGGCAATGTGATGAGCCTGGTGATGAACCGGGTCACGCCGATCCCCGACGCGCAGGAGGACTTTCCCGGCGGCTATGTCGACATGGATCGCTGGGCCATGATGCGCCACCCGGACAATGCGGCCGCCAGCCTTGCGGCCGTCGACGGATTGCCCGCCTAG
- the pgl gene encoding 6-phosphogluconolactonase, giving the protein MSDETRLSRPEGWHEFADNAAMAAACADRVSAIIADAIADRGEAVVAFPGGSTPVAAFELLKERPLDWEKVTILPGDDRMVDHTDKLSNFAMLEAHFGATAARLVPLVGKGEKALADAAPVNERLSALAWPLDLAWLGAGGDGHTASIFPGPDYRTALTTKARALKVTPDPLPPEAPVARITLSAASIRSARHRMVSIRGGDKRDVLLAALSDGSESPYPVGVVLDSSPAEFYWSPA; this is encoded by the coding sequence ATGAGTGACGAAACGCGCCTCTCGCGGCCCGAGGGATGGCACGAATTCGCCGACAATGCTGCGATGGCTGCGGCCTGCGCGGATCGGGTGAGCGCGATCATCGCGGATGCGATCGCGGATCGCGGCGAGGCGGTGGTCGCCTTTCCGGGCGGATCGACCCCGGTCGCCGCCTTCGAGCTGCTGAAAGAGCGTCCGCTCGACTGGGAGAAGGTGACGATCCTGCCGGGCGACGATCGCATGGTCGATCACACCGACAAGCTTTCCAACTTCGCCATGCTCGAAGCGCATTTCGGCGCTACGGCTGCGCGCCTCGTGCCGCTGGTGGGCAAGGGGGAGAAGGCTCTCGCGGACGCGGCCCCCGTGAACGAGAGGCTGAGCGCACTGGCGTGGCCGCTCGACCTCGCATGGCTCGGCGCGGGCGGCGACGGGCACACCGCGTCGATCTTTCCCGGCCCCGACTACCGCACGGCATTGACCACGAAGGCGCGCGCGCTGAAAGTGACGCCCGACCCCTTGCCGCCCGAAGCGCCCGTTGCGCGGATCACCTTGAGCGCGGCCTCGATCCGATCGGCGCGCCATCGGATGGTGTCCATCCGCGGCGGCGACAAGCGCGACGTACTGCTCGCCGCCCTGTCCGACGGGAGCGAGAGCCCCTACCCGGTGGGTGTGGTGCTCGATTCCTCGCCCGCCGAATTCTACTGGAGCCCGGCATGA
- the glk gene encoding glucokinase, whose translation MIERPDRIVAVDIGGTHARFVIASFDAEGTITLGEPVTLKTEDHASFQTAWEDFGSMQEGDLPRAVAIAVAGPVGGEVIRFTNNPWLIRPALVKSKLNVDAFTIVNDFGAVGHAVARAQDSDFLHLTGPDQPLASEGTISIVGPGTGLGVAQIYRDGHGGYRVQATEGGHIDFAPHDMIEDAILARLRKRHNRVSVERVVSGPAIVDIYATLARMESRGVIEEDDRTIWQAGMSGEDSLAAAAVDRFCLSLGSVAGDIALAQGGFGGVVIAGGLGYRIRDTLAQSGFAERFQAKGRFQTLMSTIPVKIITHPQPGLFGAAAAFAKEHFV comes from the coding sequence GTGATCGAGCGGCCGGACCGCATCGTTGCGGTCGATATCGGGGGCACCCACGCCCGCTTCGTCATCGCCAGCTTCGATGCCGAGGGCACGATCACGCTGGGCGAGCCGGTCACCCTGAAGACCGAGGACCACGCCAGCTTCCAGACCGCGTGGGAAGATTTCGGCTCGATGCAGGAGGGCGACCTGCCCCGCGCGGTCGCCATCGCGGTAGCCGGGCCGGTCGGCGGAGAGGTGATCCGCTTCACCAACAACCCGTGGCTCATCCGCCCCGCGCTGGTGAAGTCGAAGCTGAACGTCGACGCCTTTACCATCGTCAACGATTTCGGCGCGGTCGGCCATGCGGTCGCGCGCGCGCAGGACAGCGATTTCCTCCACCTGACCGGGCCGGACCAGCCACTGGCGAGCGAGGGGACGATCAGCATCGTCGGCCCGGGCACCGGGCTCGGCGTGGCGCAGATCTATCGCGACGGACATGGCGGCTACCGCGTCCAGGCGACCGAGGGCGGCCATATCGACTTCGCCCCGCACGACATGATCGAGGACGCTATCCTCGCGCGGCTGCGCAAGCGGCATAATCGCGTGTCGGTGGAACGCGTCGTCTCGGGCCCCGCGATCGTCGATATCTACGCAACGCTCGCCCGGATGGAGAGCCGCGGCGTGATCGAGGAGGACGACCGCACGATCTGGCAGGCGGGCATGTCGGGGGAAGACAGCCTCGCTGCGGCGGCGGTCGACCGGTTCTGCCTCTCGCTCGGCAGCGTGGCGGGCGACATCGCGCTCGCGCAGGGGGGCTTTGGCGGCGTGGTCATCGCGGGCGGGCTCGGCTACCGCATCCGCGATACGCTGGCCCAGTCCGGTTTTGCCGAGCGGTTCCAGGCCAAGGGCCGCTTCCAGACGCTGATGTCGACCATTCCGGTCAAGATCATTACCCATCCCCAGCCCGGCCTGTTCGGCGCGGCAGCGGCCTTCGCCAAGGAGCATTTCGTATGA
- the eda gene encoding bifunctional 4-hydroxy-2-oxoglutarate aldolase/2-dehydro-3-deoxy-phosphogluconate aldolase, whose product MKPIEQLMRTAPVIPVLVVEDASDAVPMAEALVAGGLRVLEVTLRTPAALDAIRAMRGVEGAIVGAGTVTNQAQLQDAIDAGSEFIVSPGLTETLGRAAVREEIPFLPGIANAGDIMRGLDLGLSHFKFFPAETNGGMAALKALAGPFGDVKFCPTGGIRQETAADWLALDPVLCVGGSWLVGKSPLDFAATRQRAEDAAALAR is encoded by the coding sequence ATGAAACCGATCGAGCAGCTGATGCGCACCGCCCCGGTGATCCCCGTCCTGGTGGTAGAAGATGCGAGCGACGCGGTCCCGATGGCCGAGGCGCTGGTGGCAGGCGGCCTGCGCGTTCTGGAAGTGACCTTGCGCACGCCCGCCGCGCTCGATGCGATCCGCGCGATGCGCGGCGTCGAGGGGGCGATCGTGGGTGCGGGCACCGTCACCAACCAGGCTCAGTTGCAGGATGCGATCGATGCGGGGAGCGAATTCATCGTCTCGCCCGGCCTCACCGAAACGCTCGGCCGTGCAGCCGTGCGGGAAGAGATTCCCTTCCTCCCCGGAATCGCCAATGCGGGCGATATCATGCGCGGGCTCGACCTCGGGCTGAGCCACTTCAAGTTCTTCCCTGCCGAAACCAACGGCGGGATGGCCGCGCTCAAGGCGCTTGCCGGGCCGTTCGGCGATGTCAAATTCTGCCCCACCGGCGGCATCAGGCAGGAAACGGCGGCGGACTGGCTCGCGCTCGATCCGGTCCTGTGCGTGGGCGGAAGCTGGCTCGTGGGCAAGTCCCCGCTCGACTTCGCCGCGACCCGGCAGCGGGCCGAAGACGCCGCCGCACTCGCGCGCTAG